The following are encoded in a window of Salmo trutta chromosome 9, fSalTru1.1, whole genome shotgun sequence genomic DNA:
- the LOC115200620 gene encoding E3 ubiquitin-protein ligase KCMF1 isoform X2, whose product MSRHEGVSCDACLKGNFRGRRYKCLICYDYDLCASCYEAGATTTRHTTEHAMQCILTRVDFDLYYGGEALSVEQPQAFTCPYCGRMGYTETSLQEHVAAEHTETSSEVICPICASLPGGDPNHVTDDFAAHLTLEHRAPRDLDESSGVRHVRRMFHPGRGLGGPRARRSNMHFTSSTSGGSSTTQTSTQSSNYNREAMDPIAELLSQLSGVRRSAGGQLSSGPSASQLQQLQMQLQLERQQTQAARQQLETARSATQRGSSRTSTNPSPGHHNDNPSSNSTSPNPGHHEFTTHTQHSNSQFLLNRLSEPRLSEAERQLSEGQWADRSLFVTELLLSTLLADPDHSEDDDLRDYHDAVIRGSDAFSDFGTFGDMGCVEVMTLDVALENLNLREQKEQQPRPL is encoded by the exons ATGTCCCGTCATGAAG GTGTGAGCTGCGATGCGTGTTTGAAGGGTAACTTCCGGGGGCGGCGGTACAAGTGTTTAATTTGCTACGACTACGACCTGTGTGCGTCGTGCTACGAGGCAGGAGCCACGACCACCAGACACACAACAGAACACGCCATGCAGTGCATACTAACCAGGGTCGACTTCG ACCTATATTATGGAGGAGAGGCCTTGTCAGTGGAGCAGCCCCAGGCCTTCACCTGTCCTTACTGTGGCAGGATGGGCTACACAGAGACTTCCCTTCAGGAGCACGTTGCTGCAGAGCACACAGAGACCTCCTCAGAGGTG atctgtCCCATATGTGCTTCGCTGCCCGGCGGGGACCCTAATCATGTGACTGACGACTTCGCTGCTCATCTCACACTTGAACACAGAGCCCCCAGAGACTTG GATGAGTCGAGCGGGGTGCGGCACGTGCGTAGGATGTTCCACCCTGGTCGGGGTCTAGGGGGGCCAAGGGCCCGTCGATCCAACATGCACTTCACCTCCTCAACCTCCGGGGGGAGCTCTACCACACAGACCTCTACACAGAGCTCCAACTACAACAGAGAGGCTATGGATCCTATAGccg AGCTTCTCTCCCAGTTGTCGGGGGTGCGTAGGTCGGCGGGGGGCCAGCTGAGTTCAGGTCCTTCAGCCTCCCAGCTACAGCAGCTCCAG aTGCAGCTCCAGTTGGAGCGGCAGCAGACCCAGGCTGCCAGACAGCAGTTGGAGACGGCCCGGAGTGCCACGCAACGCGGCAGCAGCCGTACCTCCACCAATCCCAGCCCAGGACATCACAACGACAACCCCAGTTCTAACTCTACCAGCCCCAACCCAGGGCATCACGagttcaccacacacacacagcacagcaacTCCCAGTTCCTCCTCAACAG ACTGAGTGAACCACGGTTGTCGGAGGCGGAGCGCCAGCTGAGTGAGGGCCAGTGGGCGGACCGCTCTCTCTTCGTCACGgagctcctcctctccaccctgctgGCCGATCCCGACCACAGCGAAGACGACGATCTCCGTGACTACCACGACGCCGTGATCCGAGGTTCGGACGCGTTCAGTGATTTCGGCACCTTCGGAGACATGGGCTGCGTGGAGGTCATGACCTTGGACGTGGCGTTGGAGAACCTCAACCTCCGAGAACAAAAGGAGCAGCAACCCCGGCCTCTTTGA
- the LOC115200620 gene encoding E3 ubiquitin-protein ligase KCMF1 isoform X1, with the protein MSRHEGQGIGQNGPSVNCLSSGVSCDACLKGNFRGRRYKCLICYDYDLCASCYEAGATTTRHTTEHAMQCILTRVDFDLYYGGEALSVEQPQAFTCPYCGRMGYTETSLQEHVAAEHTETSSEVICPICASLPGGDPNHVTDDFAAHLTLEHRAPRDLDESSGVRHVRRMFHPGRGLGGPRARRSNMHFTSSTSGGSSTTQTSTQSSNYNREAMDPIAELLSQLSGVRRSAGGQLSSGPSASQLQQLQMQLQLERQQTQAARQQLETARSATQRGSSRTSTNPSPGHHNDNPSSNSTSPNPGHHEFTTHTQHSNSQFLLNRLSEPRLSEAERQLSEGQWADRSLFVTELLLSTLLADPDHSEDDDLRDYHDAVIRGSDAFSDFGTFGDMGCVEVMTLDVALENLNLREQKEQQPRPL; encoded by the exons ATGTCCCGTCATGAAG GACAGGGTATTGGTCAAAATGGTCCGTCTGTGAATTGTCTTTCGTCAGGTGTGAGCTGCGATGCGTGTTTGAAGGGTAACTTCCGGGGGCGGCGGTACAAGTGTTTAATTTGCTACGACTACGACCTGTGTGCGTCGTGCTACGAGGCAGGAGCCACGACCACCAGACACACAACAGAACACGCCATGCAGTGCATACTAACCAGGGTCGACTTCG ACCTATATTATGGAGGAGAGGCCTTGTCAGTGGAGCAGCCCCAGGCCTTCACCTGTCCTTACTGTGGCAGGATGGGCTACACAGAGACTTCCCTTCAGGAGCACGTTGCTGCAGAGCACACAGAGACCTCCTCAGAGGTG atctgtCCCATATGTGCTTCGCTGCCCGGCGGGGACCCTAATCATGTGACTGACGACTTCGCTGCTCATCTCACACTTGAACACAGAGCCCCCAGAGACTTG GATGAGTCGAGCGGGGTGCGGCACGTGCGTAGGATGTTCCACCCTGGTCGGGGTCTAGGGGGGCCAAGGGCCCGTCGATCCAACATGCACTTCACCTCCTCAACCTCCGGGGGGAGCTCTACCACACAGACCTCTACACAGAGCTCCAACTACAACAGAGAGGCTATGGATCCTATAGccg AGCTTCTCTCCCAGTTGTCGGGGGTGCGTAGGTCGGCGGGGGGCCAGCTGAGTTCAGGTCCTTCAGCCTCCCAGCTACAGCAGCTCCAG aTGCAGCTCCAGTTGGAGCGGCAGCAGACCCAGGCTGCCAGACAGCAGTTGGAGACGGCCCGGAGTGCCACGCAACGCGGCAGCAGCCGTACCTCCACCAATCCCAGCCCAGGACATCACAACGACAACCCCAGTTCTAACTCTACCAGCCCCAACCCAGGGCATCACGagttcaccacacacacacagcacagcaacTCCCAGTTCCTCCTCAACAG ACTGAGTGAACCACGGTTGTCGGAGGCGGAGCGCCAGCTGAGTGAGGGCCAGTGGGCGGACCGCTCTCTCTTCGTCACGgagctcctcctctccaccctgctgGCCGATCCCGACCACAGCGAAGACGACGATCTCCGTGACTACCACGACGCCGTGATCCGAGGTTCGGACGCGTTCAGTGATTTCGGCACCTTCGGAGACATGGGCTGCGTGGAGGTCATGACCTTGGACGTGGCGTTGGAGAACCTCAACCTCCGAGAACAAAAGGAGCAGCAACCCCGGCCTCTTTGA